CAGTATCGCGGCGTAGCTGAAATCAAAGAAGATGTTGATGCAGCTCGGGCTTTGGCTGCAGAACTGAAGACGGCTTCGTGGCAACTGGGAATGGGTGGGAAGATTGACAGGGTTGTTCTGAGCGCTTTAATAAACGGCAACCCCGAGTTCTATGGTAGCGATTCATCTGATGCCGATGGGGTAGAGTTGCGGATAAACAGCTTGGTCAACGTGGCCAACTGGCTGGCCTCCGGCGGACGCACTGTTTTCCTTCAGGATGCCGATACTCTTATCATGAGGCCCCGTGAGCTGATTGAGGTATTGAAGTATCTCAGGGAGAGCTTTCCCAGCATTGAGCGGATCACCTCATATGCGAGGGCAAAGACCTTGTCCAGGAGATCGCCAGAGGAATTGAAGGAACTGCACGAAGTTGGGCTCTCCCGCCTGCATGTTGGTCTGGAATCTGGGGCTGACGAGGTGTTGGGATATATGGGGAAGGGTGTCACTGCTGCGGAGCAAATCAAAGGAGGGCGTGTTGTGGTGGAGTCAGGCATATCACTCTCGGAGTATGTTATGCCTGGCCTGGGAGGGAAGAAATGGTCAGAAAGGCATGCCATGGAGTCGGCGCGGGTGCTGAATGAAATAGGCCCTCATTTTATCAGATTGAGGAGTCTGGCGGCGAGGAAGGGATCTCCTCTGTATGAACAAATGATCTGCGGGGACTTCCAAATGCTGAATGAGGATGAGGTGGTCAGCGAAATCGGTCTTTTCATCGAGAACCTTGATTGCCATTCCTATCTGGCCAGCGATCAGATGGCTAACCTGTTGTGGGAGGTGGAGGGTCAGCTGCCTCAGGACAAGCAGGCCATGCTGGATACCATATCCAGATACCTGTCAATGCGGCCCGTGGAGCGGTTGCAGTTCTGCCGGGAGCGGAGGCGGAGGTCA
The nucleotide sequence above comes from Chloroflexota bacterium. Encoded proteins:
- a CDS encoding radical SAM protein, with product MGNRGVIVVDYDSGAVSGRYRIDNSKAKRWWFELGPIRPPSEGRDHSLLIRATRNCPWNRCHFCNVYKGQKFQYRGVAEIKEDVDAARALAAELKTASWQLGMGGKIDRVVLSALINGNPEFYGSDSSDADGVELRINSLVNVANWLASGGRTVFLQDADTLIMRPRELIEVLKYLRESFPSIERITSYARAKTLSRRSPEELKELHEVGLSRLHVGLESGADEVLGYMGKGVTAAEQIKGGRVVVESGISLSEYVMPGLGGKKWSERHAMESARVLNEIGPHFIRLRSLAARKGSPLYEQMICGDFQMLNEDEVVSEIGLFIENLDCHSYLASDQMANLLWEVEGQLPQDKQAMLDTISRYLSMRPVERLQFCRERRRRSFFSIYGSLPPEVQEEVQRAASAIESEAPDAAERVNKALITLKQGFL